The following is a genomic window from Branchiostoma lanceolatum isolate klBraLanc5 chromosome 10, klBraLanc5.hap2, whole genome shotgun sequence.
GTGATCATACCAACTTTGCAATACAGATGCAGACAATAAGTGTAGGGTTCTAAGGTCCAAACTGGAGACATTGACCTTAATATTACCTGCCGTGCCCTGAAGACAGCTGGCTGTTGCTGTTCTGTCCATTCCTTCCGTGCTGGCTTTGGCTGTGCTAGTGGTTGTGGTGTGTGTGTCCCTGTTGCTGAGGAGTGGTTTGGCATCCATGATGGTGGTGATGACACCTCATCAGAAGTAGCTTGTTCCTGTAACAGGACCTGCAAAATCACATTAAGTGAACACATGAATAATACAATATGGTAAGATATCATTTTAGACAGTCAGTTATTAGTGTCAGAAGAAGACTACACCAACAAGAGTATGTATATAAACAGGAACAAAGAGTATTGAAAAATCAAACTAATACTATAGTGATAGATGATTaagtacttatacatgtagctcttctgtatatgtatctgCATAACCcccacaccagcttcgcaggcagtGTTTGcgtaggtgtgtgtgtttgcgcatgtgtgcatgtacatgtacatgtgtgtgcatctgtgtatctgtatgtgtgtgtgcattcgcaggtgtttgtgtgtgtgcatttgcatactagtaggtgtatgtgtgtgtttgtgcgaaTGTTAAAATtgctgtcagtgtgtgtgtgtgtgtgcgcatgtttCTGTAGGTGCGTGTTCATGTTTGCATAGGTGTGTATGTTTGTCatactgccattctcgtatagggctatttagccatagtcgatgctgtagggctgttgtgaagtaggattttaccatggtcaatactgaccgacagaggccatactgtatgtttgtatttgtgcgTGCAtgcttgtacatgtgtttacatgtgtatgtgtatgtgtgtatgtatatgtgtgcatGTTCATGTGTGCATGTTCATGTGTGCATGTTCATGTGTGTTCTGATAACATACtactctctcagctaacattttttttcttcaaactttaTCGCCAGGTTTGCTAGTTGTTACTAATGTTtcaataactgaataaaggaaAGTTGTGCATCaaaatattcagaaaaaaaagaagaacatcTAATTTCAGCCAAGTAACTGCTACATAGGACAGTAAGACATTGCCTGGACATCTTTAAGTCGTGTTACACTCTGTATGAACTCCTCCACTGCGCTGGTTGTCTCCGGAGACTTGGAGACGACAGGCTTCCTTGCACTCTGTACTGTTCTTGATGAAATCATGTCACTTTCGACTGTTCTACGGGGCCTTGCAGACATATTGAGAGGACTGGTACTAGAGTTTGGAGCATTTTGGACTGTTCTAAGTGGACATGCAAGCAGGTTGGGCGGACTGGTACTAGATGGTCTAGCATTTTGGACAGCCCCAAATGAATATGCAGTCATCTTCGGAGGACTGGTGCCAGGCTTCTTGGCACTGCGCACAGTTCCAAGCAAAACTGCTGGCACATCGAAAAGACTAGGTGCGAAAAATGGTGAGCTGTCCTGTTCATCCCCCAACAACAATGTCCTTCCTGGCAACGGTTGGATCACTTCCTGTAACACCTTCCTCCCCCTAATCAAAGGAATGGTTTCTTCCGAGAAGATACACCGAGCAACTTCCTCCACACCATTTAGCAAGGTTGCCAGCAACGTTTCCAGTTCTTCCTTACAGTTTGTTAGAGCTACACGCTTCAACGCAAACAAAGCGTTCAACTCTTCCTTAATGTCGGTTGCACGTTTATCCACAGATTCTGTTAGCACCTTTTTCAGACAGGCGGCACTTTTGTTCACTAACAAACATTGTGTCTCTTCCTCAAACTTCAACATCTTTCTTGCTTCTTCTGTTTCTGTGATCTTTCCTCTCACTTGTTCAATCCATCTCTTTCCCTCGCCCATGAGTTCTTTGGCTTGTTCGGCTTGCTTCTCTAGAGCCTTGGAAAGCCTGGTGACCCCATGTGTGTTGTGTTCATCAACAATACACTCTCCACAAATAACTTCCTCACAGCTGGGGCAATAGAACTTGACTTCCATGCCGTAATGCTTCACGCAAACTTGCTGGTTAGTCAGTTGTACATGACGTTCAACCTCCCTGCCCTGTTTGTTGATGATTGTGAGACTTGCGAAGTCGTCACGAAGATTTCCTAAGGAAATGTTATCCGTTAAACTCTCCACTCCCTCTGAGCCTTTCTTTCCGTTTAGGTACGCGGGTCTTTTGCATGTGGGGCATTTGCAGGACCAGCCGTCTTTAACGTACGTTACCAGGCAGTCCTTACAGAACGTGTGTCCGCACGGCAGCACCTTGGGCCGGGTGAACATCTGCAGACAGATGCTGCAGTCGAACATGTTCATCTGCAGGCTTCGATCGAGTGATGGActctctccttctccttctgaTGATGcttccgccattttggatcCTCCGAGCTCCTGTCTCCTCCAAGGGTGAACCCACGTGTATAAAATTGTAGTCAGAATTCCAGAGCTTCTTTTGCAACACGTCCCAAAGACTTGGGGTTTACTTGAAAGTGTTTAAACGAACTGGGATATGCtggagcaacaacaacaaacaacggAAAAACAGTCTGTGCAGCTGGCAGTGCTCAAGTCAGCAAGCGCCTAAACTTTGACCTTCCTTGTTCGGACTGTTCCATTGTAACATTTCGGGAGGGGCAGgttctcaaactttaaaacgAGCATAACTTTCTTTACTGGTATGATATGAGTGCGTGTCcttattaaacctccttggtgtgatgAAGTGTTTTATCTGGTTTGTAACCTCTGGTTAATAGCAGACAAGTATCTCAGTTTTACAGTATATTTCGTCATCGCCAAGCCTTCACCGTAAGTTTAATACACGTGAGGAAGTCCTCCGGTGTACAGGTGTGCTTTACTTGACAAACTTATTTGAAAAACGTATCGATACGCGGTGTCGGGACCTTTTAACATTACTCCCACGCAACCATGCCGCAATCTACACACTGCGCATGCCCCATGTGACGTCTGGTGTAAAGCTTAACCCAGACGCTGATGAAGGGTGCGATTTTTCACTCGCACATTGTGGCGATTGTATGTCTGGCTGCTACATTAGCGTGAATCAGGTGCAGAGGAGGGAGTTCTTTTTTATGATCAGCAACCGGAGTTGTCAAGATTCAAACCTACGGGAGAAAGCTTGCTTAAAAAAAGGTTGGTCTACCTGTAAGTTAAACTTGGTTTCGTTGGTATCACAGGTCGAGGAGAGGAATTTGTGTTCGATGTTGTCATTGTTGAATGCTGAACTATCACGAAGGGAACTTACGGGGAGGGATAGCTGTACATAGCTAGGTTGGCCTGTCTTTTCTGAAaaaagttttgactgtaatttccaacacaaaaattagacttacccaatttttgactgttcgacaccagtctttgtcactccttgacaaagactggtgtcgtacagtcgaaaatttgggtaagtccaattttacagttaaaacttgtttcagaatgatttctaccaacacagatgaacttttaagcTATGGTCTGTCTTTTGTTTTGGGGCTAGTTGTAACTGAATCACTGACAACTTATGTAAGGCTTGCTATTAACATCACATCAGCGTCTGATTACTTTCTGTTATTGCGGGCCACAGTAATTCTATATCTGCCGTGCATGCATAAGGGTGTGGCACTGTGGAGGGAAAAAGGAAATACCGTCGCCTGTATACAACAGGTGTGTTTGGTGCGGAATAGCAGCCTGTGAAAATATCCTGCATTTGGATCAATGTATGCATTGGCGGCAGAATGTTCTTCCAGTTCTGCTGATAATGCTGAGGACGAGGCCCTagcaaagattttttttttaaaggtggATTTAGATATCCGACATGTTTCGTAAGACTAGTTTATACCTTACAGGCTAGTTTACTTCTGACTGACTGCAATGAAAACCAACGGTAAAAAGACAGGTTGATAGAATGTAGGCTGGTTTATTGTTTTAATACATTGTATCTCTAGTGTAGTGCCTGTGACCCTAAGATTGCCTTTAGGCAACGTCGGAATATCCAGAACATTACAAGAAGTTCGATCCACAGAGAAAAACTCCCAGTATGTGTGTACGTCAATGAAGCCTTAAGAATGTATGAAATGGAGAAAAATGTTTGCAATATTGTAGCCTGCATTGTAGGCttccccacggcgatttttcaacttatcggggccagattcttttgcTAGGGGGCCGTATCTGCGTGGGGACCGTACCTGCTAGGGcccagtatctgcttgggatcctgtaaccgctgacagtatcccaagcagatacgtggcccCAGCAGGTACGGTCCCCacgcagatacggcccccagccaaagaatctggcccgataagttgaaaaatcgccatagggaagcctgcaacggaggctacgacGTTTAGTCGAAAGCCATATTGCGAATCGAAGGCCGTTTGGgtgtttgatacattttgtcTGTTACATAATAAGTCTGAGTCACATGGCTACGCCCTGCAAAATTTGTTTGAAGCAGTCCGACATAATGTATCCACTTAAGGACGGCGAATGATTATTTTTGGCGATGACTCAGGGGCGGAGATGATAATATTGAGTTGAAAATATTCTAGACTGagttgaaaatattctaagaatttCGCCAATGCCTTCCCTTAAATTGATTTCGTTACACCTCAATAACACAAGAAGCTTTGAAtaaatctgtatgatattttgtatgtggttaGGTGTCTTCAACGCGAACCGCAAGTGCCATTTAGGGCCTTATAGCAGCGTTTGCGGAGGCCTTGTTGTTGAACCCTTTCAAAGTGGATATCACAAGAAAAGCTGAATATAGTTCTGCGGTTTCCGGCATGTAGGTAGATTTGGTGGGTATTGGTTGAATAAGAGGCTAATTATGTACATCAGAGCCtgatttacaaaattaatgaggaaattttgtAATTCCGCTGCGTTCCAGGATAGGAATTATTTTTTGATATGTAACATTTGTTACTTAGAAAGAGAGTAGCGTAGCAGATACTGATTTTGCAGatgtggaccttatttgcataattgactaGAAAATAATATGAAATCATAACACAATAGTGGTAACTGATGGTAATTTCAGAACACTGATGTCACATTTTCACAAGTCACACTAGAAAAAAGTTGAGTCATACATTAGGCCGGTACATATGTTTTAAAGCAAAGTTAACGGTGTCACATGTCTAGGACATTTACTGTTTAAGTTGGTTCGTGCATGTTGTACtaatgtttttcttgttttctttctgaTCAATCAGCTCCATATAGAATGATGGATCATACAATTAAAGAATGGTTGTAGTGCTTCGGAGTTATAGGTTATGTGTGTCCCACGTAAAAAAAATGGTCTGTAATCCCCGacttatttattctttatcaccTACATTTGCTTGAGGATGTTAGCATTGACTGTTGAATGTATTGTGGGGAACTTAATTCTACTTTGTTACAAGGGGAAGTATATTTTCAGTTGATTGAAAGTATGACTCCTTTTGACATGTTTAGAAGATGACAAACAGACTGAAGACATTCCTGATTCTTCTACTCATCGTTGCAAGGGAAACTGGGCCGACGTCAGCCTGTTCATCACGCGGTGACTGCAGGAACAGGGGTCTCAGAAGTGTTCCTCAGGACCTGTCTACAGACATCACTAAATTCAGCTTGCAGGACAATTCGATTACAATCTTGAATGAGTCTGACTTTTTAAAGTACACGAAGCTGAGAAAGGTGGACCTATCATCTAACAAGTTAACGTACCTTCAGTCTGGAACATTTTCAGGTCTACCACAGCTCTCGTATATCTCACTACAATGCAACCATATAACTAACATTGACCCCGGTACATTCTTCAATCTACCGGAAATCTATCATTTAAACCTGAACTATAACAATCTAACTAACATTCTCCCAGGCACATTCACACATCTACCAGAGCTCGTGGGGTTGTTTCTAGCCCACAATCAAATAACTGAGATTAAATCTGCCACATTCTCAGATTTACCCTTACTCAATACTTTACTTCTGGTGTATAATAGAATACGTGCCATTCAATCTGGGGCATTTTCAAACCTACCCAGGCTTGGTAGGCTAATCCTGAAATATAACCTCTTGACTAGCATCCATCCTAATGCATTCTCAaatttaccgaatcatatctcTCTGGAACTGTCGGAAAACCCATGGCACTGCGACTGTAGAATGGCAGCTATCAGGAAAACGACAACTTCAAATAACCATGCCTCGCAGATATTCAAGAGAAAAATCATTTGTCAGGAACCTAGCAACCTCCATAAGAAAAACTTTGACGATATAAGCCCTGAAGATCTAATCTGTGAAAAACCAAAGATTATGAGTTTTGAAAACAACAAAGGGGGCACACAGGTAAAGGGAGAAACTCTCCGTTTGTCCTGTGAAGCTTCAGGTATACCTAAACCAGACATCACGATCACCCTCCCGTCTGGGCTGAATGCAACTGTTGAGTCAAGAGGGAGAGTGACAGTAAAGGCGAGTGGTTCCATCACCATAACTGATGTTGCTGCTGCAGATGCTGGTCAGTACACATGTATTGCAGCAAACCCAGTTGGTTCTGCATCTGACAAACTGTTTGTTGAGGTAGGAACCCCAACATCGGTTATGCCAGGCGTATCCATTGGTGCTGCGGAGATCTCTGATGTCACAACCTCAACATCTGCTGAACAGCCGGGCGGCATGATGTTCACAAAGCCCACAATTTTGAGGTTTAAGGTTAGCGATAACACACTAGCGGAGGGGGAGACTCCTTCCAATTCCATTGCCACTCTCCCACCTGGACTAACAACTGCTGTGTCACGTAGGAGAGTGACGTCGACTGCGGATGTGACCACCATTGGCGTATCCATTGGTGCTGCAGAGATCTCTGATGTCACAACCTCAACATCTGCTGAACAGCTGGACGGCATGATGTTCACAAAGCCAACAATTGTGAGGTTTAAGGTTAGCGATAACACACTAGCGCTGGGGGAGACTCCTCCCAATTCCATGGTCACTCTCCCACCTAGACTAACAACTGCTGTGTCACGTGGGAGTGTGACGTCGACTGCGGGTGtgaccacccccacccccatagatAATGTTAGTGCAGCAGATGCTGACCACGACATATATATTGCGCCAAGTACTGTCGGCTCGGCGTCAGCCGCAATGTTTGTTGATGTCCAAACCGCAGCATCTGTTTGGCCTCCTTTCAATGATTTGTCTCTGGTGTCAACGCTATCTCCGCTTGGCGATTCAGAAGGCTATCCATCAATAGTCCTCTTGCCATTTGTTATTGGACTTGGCACATTTCTCGGAGTTCTATCGATGTTTAGCGTTGGTATTCTTCTTTGGTGGAAGCAAAGGACCAAAAAGGCCCCTATAATCTCAGCACCGACAATCAATCACCCCAACACAGACGACATGGCAAACAGTTGCAACAATGACTTAAAAGATTATAGTAGATCTTTAAACCCAGAGATATCCCGCAGTGCTGCAGGTCCAAACGAACAGACAAATATACCCGAGAATGAATATGAGGACCCCGAATCTCTTATAGCCATTACTTCATGTATGACAAAGACAGCAAGTGGTAACGATGGTCTACAAGACCAGGCTGGCCCTCGTAGAGGCGTTGTAGCTCCAAAAGAAGAACCAGTATGCACACCAAAAGCTGTGTCGGTCCAAGAACCATTAGGGAAGGATCAAGCTGGCCATGAGACCGAAAAGCACATTTCTATAGCTGAAGAGGAAGCGGTAGCTGCTGCTTCTCATTTCTATATTGAAAATGACACTGAGAAGGAATCAGCACACGGAACTTCTCGGGTCATCATTGAGAATACCGATAAGGACGAAGCTGATTGTTCTCAGTTCTTACATGGAAATCACAATCATTATGAGAGACCGGCATCTGATTCTCATGTTATTTGTGAGAATGCCGATGAGGAAGAAGCAGTTTTATATGCTTCCGCTAAGGTTATTTATGGTAATGAAGATGCAAATGTAGTATCTGCTGCATCTCAATCCATCTATAAGAATGACGATTACAAAACAGAATACCTGGCTTCTCATATCATTTATGGAAATGACGAGTGAGCAAGATCTGGTGTGTCTACACGAATAAAAATACAGAATGATAGTGACCATGAGAAACCAAAATTTGCGGCTTCTCAAGGTTCCAATTGAACAGTGTCTTATTCAAGGCAACATCTGGTGCATCTACACGAATAAGAAACCAGAATGATAGTGACCATGAGAAACCAAAATTTGCGGCTTCTCGTGGTATTCATAAGCAGGGGAAAAGTAAATAGCATCTGCTGCTTCTCGTTTGATTTATGAAAATATAAATATTCAAGGCAAAATTTTCATTGGGAGCCATGGTGGTTCTTTGAATGTTGAGTTTGGAACAGTATAAACAAAAACTACCCAAAGAAGACATAAAGAAAATACCCGAAACTGGTGAATTGGAATAAAGAATTGCTCACATTTTAAACCCAACAATATGTCAACAACATCTAAAGGCAGAACCTGGGGACATGGGAAACGTTCCTTACGTTTTTATGATCATATGAACAAGGGGTTTCTGTCGGGATGGAATCGTACCGCCAAATCCAATAGCCAAGGCATCAATTAGGCATGTCAAGTGACATACACTATTCTCAAAGTGGATTTGCAGCAGCTGGCGCAACTTGGTCACCTTagatgttttgatatttcaattcaattttgctTCGCTATGACAAATTGAATATAAAGAGGAAGGTGGTGAGGACCTGAAGATGTGAGGCTGTGAAGGAGCACTATGTATGTAGATGTGACCAAGCTGTTTTTTCACTCTGCGGTTAGATTCAACGAGTATAAATGTAAGAATGATTTATTCTACTactttttggtcatttctgatTAGGAACTAGTTTCTTAGATTTCTGTATCTAGTACTCTAGCGTTTTCCGTGCAAATGTAATTAACATTCTTCTATGTTCAAGCTCCtttacataacattacatatatgAATATTGATTCGAAAAAAAACTGATTCAGCAGAGCAGTGatgtaaaaatgatttataattgattaGCGGGTTGTATAGCAGCGTACCAATGTTGAGCAATGGAGTCAACAATGTAACATGTTGGGGAAACTTTCACCAATGGAAATAATTGTTCATCGCCGTGCAGTGAAATAGTCATGAGGCTAACAGTGCTACAGATTGCAACACTTAGTAGAAGACTTGAGGGGATTCATGAATGTTAGGGGGATGgaattttgtggtgtttttattAAATCTGGATGATAACATGGCTTAAGTATCCCTTCCTGTAGAACAATATCGATGTGAACCAGAAACAAAGAAGGCTTCGCGTTGTATAAAATCTTACATGGGGAATAGGTTGGTGTGTGCTAAATAATCAATAACAAGTCTTTTGATGTTATCAATCTGTATCATATTCTGAATCTTAGATGGATTCAATGCATTATTTCGCACCAAAAGTAATATGTAGCCTCCTTAGTTGGCTCTAAGATTCGGGCATATTCAGTTATATTGTACTCGTTTTCTGTTGCACTTGATTCGCCGCTGTTGCGATCATCCGTGGAGTTAAACCAATTTCTATGGAGGCTGGAAACTACGATCCCAGTGaaatagaactgatatgccatcagaaaaaaagcctGACTCGTAGATTCTGCTAAGGAGGCTGGAGTAGGAGCGCAACTAAGTTGTTGCATCTACAATTTAGCGCTAACGTCTTCAAAATTCCCAAGTACTATTGTGTGGTTGAATTTTTAAATCGACTCAAAACTGTCTTTTCACCTCAACGACTACCTGAGCACATGGAAGAATCTTAAActatgtccaggacaaaagaatATGTCTTCGTGCGATGGAAAGAATTTTTATCACCTTTGCCAATCATATCTTGACTGTTACTTACGATACATGCTATTCTTTAGGGATTGCGCGTTCATATCTGCCATGGGATCTGTTTCCGTAATtcgggctgtctccagcttaagaTTTATTTCGCTCCACTCATTGGTTGTTTTGGAGCCCAAGTTGTCGTTCAATGTGTCATtttatagcctgggtaccatcctccgtagtatcCACGGTGGTTACTGATATTAGCAAGCGAAAATATTGAGCCAGCGGCTAATACGGATCGATGGCGCCCAGGATAGTAATTCTAAGcttatgaaaatgcattttcatcagtttcatgtcaggAAGTTTTGATTTTCTTGGACAGACGGGAAGAATTTTATTCCCTCCCAGCAGGCAAATTTCCAGAACCTGGAGATAGCCCCGGGCCGCCGCAGCCCGACTCACTATGGCAATGTACTTTTTTGCGcttctttttttcatcaattcgGTATAACGTGGGACGAATAGTAATGAGTGATGTGCATTTGAATCATGTGATTTGCATCCTGACTTGCTGTCGCAAGAAGGTATAACTTTCCATTGCATTAAAACCGCTTTCTAGTTTACCGTAAGCTACAGTATCTATTTAGTGTAAGAAATCGCACCAATCCAAAACACACAAGAAGCACCGAAACTTTGTTTTCGCGCGTCGTGACCTTGAAGGTTTTAATCTTTTAAGTCAGCCTACGTCTACAAAATTAGCACATTCACCTTAATACTATTGCTAACCTCTTTGGTGAATCGTGATGCCTTCTGGTCCAGCGTCTTACACCTTTTCACGGCGACTGAAACTGCCGAAATCAGGCGCACGATTTCGCGACGATAGTAAACTACGTATGTAGGCAGGCCACCAGCTTCCGCTTTTGCCTTTTCTCACCTGCCTTTGTCAAAGGTGTTTACAATGCGTAGTGCGTATGCGCAAAGGTACGAAACTGtgggatggtccattttgaaAACGTTTGAAACGTAGGGGTGTCATAAAAGACATGGAGGTACACCAATAGAAAAATGAGAGCCGCCTGGAACTTGAAATCGGTTGGGATGAAGTAAAATTCAGAATAGAAATTTCCTTTAAAAATGTACTGATGAAAATGTCTGGTTTTAACACCGACATTTCCATCCGTTTATTGCGACCCACCCATATTCGTGAAGTATAAGAGTCTAAACGCTTAAGAAACTGGGGGATTCCCCGTCAGCGCTATTTCTGGTCGACGCGCAGACGTGGTAAGGCTCTCATCTGGTAGCTGTAAAACGTTTCATTTTCCTTCGCAACAAATTTAAGGCACTGTTTTATCTTCAAACGCTGGGCGTTGAAACTATCACCAGGAGTCCTACAGCAACCGAATCCGAGTTATCAAAAGTCCGGGAGCACCAAAAATATCGGACCACCCCAGTCCCATCGGCTGAACTTGAAAACTTTCCAAAATGGCGTCTGCGATAGGCGAAGACCCTTCTCCTGACAGCAGCCTGCAGATGAACATGTTCGACTGCAGCATCTGTCTGCAAATGTTCACCCGGCCCAAGGTGCTGCCGTGCGGACACACGTTCTGTAAGGACTGTCTTGTGAAGTACGTTAAAGGCGGCAGATCCTTCAAGTGTCCGACGTGCAACAGGAATGTGAACCTCAAGAAAGACGGTTCCGCGGGCGTGGAGGGCTTGACGGACAACATTTCCTTGAAAAACCTTCGAGACGACTTTGCAAGACTTAAGGTAGAGCGGCAAGGACGGGCACCTAGAGGCGCTGAGGGTCTTCCTTCTCTGTCAGACGACTATGTCTGCGATAAACACCCCGGCGAGGCTCTTAAATTCTACTGTCCGGTTTGCGAGGACGCCATCTGTGAGGAGTGCATGTTAAGCGACCACAACACGCACGGAGTGATGCGGCTTTCCAAGGCGCTAGAAGAACAGGCTGGGCGAGCAAGACAAGAGATAAAGGAAGGAAACGGGTTGGTGGCAAACGTCCGCGGAAAAATCGCAGCCCTAGAGGAAGGACGTGGGAGGTTAGATGGCGAGCAGAACGTGCAACTTCACGCGATCGACGAAGTCGTGCCGAAACTGAAAAGGGCAGTGAGACAAGCGATCGAACAGCGCGCTGCTGAGGTGAAAGAGGAGCTGAAGAACATGGTCCTGGCCGAAGCCGCTGTTCTGACAAATCAGACGGAAGAACTGGAAACTCTGCTGGCAAAGTTTCTAAACGGCGTGGACGAAGTGGAGCGATGTATCAGCACGGGAGCAACCATTCCTCTGATCAGGGGGAGGAAAGTTCTACGTGAAATAATACAAAGTTTGCAGGGAGGCTCCTCCTCTGACCTTTCGACGTGTGGTACGGTAGTGTTCACGCCTGTTGATATGGTACCCATTCCATTCGGCACAGTCGAGCGAGTTGAGAGGGCAGGAGGGTCAAGGTCAGCCTCTTCATCTTCTCCATCACCGTCCACTGCCAATGGACGACCATTTCCGCATTTATCTGTTGGCATGGAAACCGACAGCGACACAGATGAGGACATTGACTTAGAATTTAGCCCAAATATACCTGGAACAGGGGTAAGaacaattatcattattagcttttactagaaaggcaacatttgctagcacacagactattactactaagacaaacttcaccctatctggtacacagagcgatattttctatgtactgttgtcatgtccgactcctatatctatgtacataggtcaatttctccataaatcattcgaaaagcgagacagaattacccatacatgactatatattgtaacaaatacactggtttcgaaaatattttgtacttagaattataggatagattagccttgtagaacagattgttgatttcatgcaatacattgtaccatgtacgattgttgagcaataaagttcacttcttCACTTCATATTTCACTCCTtacccccatgcaaaaatggactgtttcaaaatcacatcagttgaaaaatgaaacattccggatcattaaaaaaaaacag
Proteins encoded in this region:
- the LOC136443571 gene encoding uncharacterized protein isoform X4; this translates as MAEASSEGEGESPSLDRSLQMNMFDCSICLQMFTRPKVLPCGHTFCKDCLVTYVKDGWSCKCPTCKRPAYLNGKKGSEGVESLTDNISLGNLRDDFASLTIINKQGREVERHVQLTNQQVCVKHYGMEVKFYCPSCEEVICGECIVDEHNTHGVTRLSKALEKQAEQAKELMGEGKRWIEQVRGKITETEEARKMLKFEEETQCLLVNKSAACLKKVLTESVDKRATDIKEELNALFALKRVALTNCKEELETLLATLLNGVEEVARCIFSEETIPLIRGRKVLQEVIQPLPGRTLLLGDEQDSSPFFAPSLFDVPAVLLGTVRSAKKPGTSPPKMTAYSFGAVQNARPSSTSPPNLLACPLRTVQNAPNSSTSPLNMSARPRRTVESDMISSRTVQSARKPVVSKSPETTSAVEEFIQSVTRLKDVQVLLQEQATSDEVSSPPSWMPNHSSATGTHTPQPLAQPKPARKEWTEQQQPAVFRARQELSTLLQGQGPRRQLHVKRGTKKVVKPKDAVAKSLISEVPRRGNGNGGSEPIPPHSDSSDASNSQFC